One segment of Synechococcus sp. A15-24 DNA contains the following:
- the rimP gene encoding ribosome maturation factor RimP — protein MHVGLARPQFPLPHPLLPELESLATSVAADQGFELCGIQLLTHLAPMTLEVHIRRSNDVDVNLDDCAGFSGTLGEALESAQLLSEAYVLEISSPGIGETLSSDRDFQTFRGFPVEVVHRDRNDTEQRLEGLLLERDEDTLQINIRGRIKRLPRDHVLSVRLTSPGS, from the coding sequence ATGCACGTCGGGCTTGCCCGACCTCAGTTTCCATTGCCGCATCCCCTGCTTCCTGAACTCGAGTCCCTGGCCACATCCGTGGCCGCAGATCAGGGCTTTGAACTGTGCGGTATCCAGCTGCTTACGCATCTGGCTCCGATGACGCTGGAGGTCCACATCCGCCGCAGCAACGATGTTGACGTCAACCTGGATGATTGCGCCGGTTTCAGTGGAACCCTTGGAGAGGCTCTGGAGAGCGCTCAGCTGCTGAGCGAGGCCTATGTTCTGGAGATCAGCAGTCCTGGGATCGGGGAGACCCTGTCCAGCGATCGCGACTTTCAGACCTTCCGGGGTTTTCCTGTGGAAGTCGTGCATCGCGACAGAAATGACACGGAACAGCGGCTGGAAGGGCTGCTGCTGGAGCGAGACGAGGACACGCTGCAGATCAACATCCGCGGCCGGATCAAACGCCTGCCCCGCGATCACGTGCTCAGTGTCCGCCTCACAAGTCCCGGCTCGTAA
- a CDS encoding trypsin-like peptidase domain-containing protein has product MLLIGVQPAVALEHSFVADAVEKVAPAVVRIDTERTVERQPFDPTLIDPLLRDLLGDPPVGQERERGQGSGVVIDPDGLVLTNAHVVDRVETVSVTLADGDQLDGRVVGTDPVTDLALVRLDTSALPPQAPLGDSEAMQVGDWAIALGTPYGLERTVTLGIVSSLHRNINSLGFSDKRLDLIQTDAAINPGNSGGPLVNGDGEVIGINTLVRSGPGAGLGFAIPINLARRVADQLLQDGEVVHPYIGLQLVGLTARIAREHNRDPNALVQLPERNGALVQSVLPDGPSDKAGLRRGDLVIAVDESPVEDPQALLEVVDAARVGTPLPLKLLRNGREINLSVKPAPLPGLA; this is encoded by the coding sequence ATGCTGTTGATCGGCGTTCAACCGGCTGTGGCACTGGAGCACAGCTTTGTGGCCGATGCCGTTGAAAAGGTTGCCCCAGCTGTCGTGCGGATCGACACCGAACGCACAGTGGAGCGGCAACCTTTTGATCCGACCCTGATCGACCCGTTGCTGCGCGATCTGCTCGGCGATCCGCCGGTTGGTCAGGAGCGCGAGCGAGGGCAGGGTTCCGGCGTGGTGATCGATCCCGATGGCCTGGTGCTGACCAATGCCCACGTGGTGGATCGGGTGGAAACCGTGAGCGTCACGCTGGCGGATGGTGACCAGCTGGATGGGCGTGTGGTGGGCACGGATCCTGTGACCGACCTCGCCCTGGTTCGCCTGGACACAAGCGCTCTGCCACCGCAGGCGCCCCTCGGAGACTCCGAAGCGATGCAAGTGGGCGACTGGGCCATTGCCCTCGGCACTCCCTACGGCCTGGAACGCACGGTGACCTTGGGCATCGTCAGCAGCCTGCACCGCAATATCAACAGTCTCGGCTTCTCCGACAAACGGCTTGATCTGATCCAGACCGATGCCGCCATCAACCCAGGCAATTCCGGCGGACCGTTGGTGAATGGTGACGGCGAGGTAATCGGGATCAACACTCTGGTGCGGTCAGGCCCCGGAGCTGGTCTTGGCTTTGCGATTCCGATCAACCTGGCGCGTCGGGTCGCTGATCAGCTGCTTCAGGACGGTGAGGTGGTGCATCCCTACATCGGACTGCAGCTGGTGGGACTGACCGCTCGCATCGCCCGTGAGCACAACCGCGATCCCAACGCCCTGGTGCAACTGCCCGAACGCAACGGCGCCCTGGTTCAGAGCGTGCTGCCGGATGGCCCCTCCGACAAGGCAGGCCTGCGTCGCGGTGATCTGGTGATTGCTGTTGATGAAAGTCCCGTCGAGGATCCCCAGGCCTTGCTGGAGGTGGTTGATGCGGCCCGGGTTGGCACCCCCCTCCCCTTGAAACTGCTGCGCAATGGTCGCGAGATCAACCTGTCGGTGAAGCCGGCCCCCTTACCGGGTCTGGCCTGA
- the rpiA gene encoding ribose-5-phosphate isomerase RpiA translates to MADLQTQMKQAVADAAVEQIKDGMVLGLGSGSTAALMIKALGAKLACGELKDIVGVTTSFQGEVLAAELNIPLLSLNAVDRIDLAIDGADEVDPGFQLIKGGGACHVQEKLVAARADRFVVVVDSTKLVERLNLGFLLPVEVLPGAWRQVQHQLAALGGKAELRMAQRKAGPVVTDQGNLVLDVTMNGGISDPAALESTVNNIPGVLENGLFVDLVDEVLVGEITDGSAGVRSLEKRLS, encoded by the coding sequence ATGGCCGATCTCCAGACCCAGATGAAGCAAGCGGTGGCCGATGCCGCCGTTGAGCAGATCAAGGACGGCATGGTTCTGGGTCTCGGGTCTGGTTCCACGGCTGCCCTGATGATCAAAGCCCTCGGGGCGAAGCTGGCCTGTGGTGAGCTGAAGGACATTGTTGGTGTCACCACCTCCTTCCAAGGTGAGGTTCTTGCCGCGGAGCTCAACATCCCTCTGCTCAGCCTCAATGCGGTTGATCGCATCGATCTGGCCATCGATGGCGCCGATGAAGTGGATCCAGGCTTTCAACTGATCAAAGGCGGCGGTGCCTGTCACGTTCAGGAGAAGCTGGTGGCAGCTCGCGCCGATCGGTTCGTTGTGGTCGTGGATTCCACCAAGCTCGTGGAGCGATTGAACCTGGGATTTCTGTTGCCGGTGGAAGTCTTACCCGGTGCCTGGCGTCAGGTTCAGCACCAGCTGGCAGCTCTCGGCGGCAAAGCCGAACTGCGCATGGCCCAGCGCAAAGCTGGCCCGGTGGTGACCGATCAGGGCAATCTCGTTCTCGATGTGACAATGAACGGTGGGATTTCCGATCCGGCGGCACTGGAATCAACGGTGAACAACATTCCCGGTGTTCTGGAGAACGGGTTGTTCGTTGATCTCGTTGATGAGGTGCTGGTTGGAGAGATCACCGATGGGTCTGCGGGGGTTCGCAGCCTGGAGAAGCGGCTCAGCTGA
- the hisD gene encoding histidinol dehydrogenase yields the protein MSESRSLAFPLRCVRDPQQAEAELQRLTRRTQTSQQRDVQDRVDAILKAVHERGDAAVCDFTERFDGFRPDPVSVPKHQLEKAWKALPENLRDALELAHRRINEFHQRQRPEDIRMEGAHGEQLGRRWRPVQRAGLYVPGGRAAYPSTVLMNAVPARVAGVEQVVICSPAGSDGQVSPVVLAAAHLASVHTVMRIGGAQAIAAMAFGTESVPKVDVISGPGNIYVTLAKQAVYGQVGIDSLAGPSEVLVIADQSAQPEQVAADLLAQAEHDPLASSVLITTSHQLADGIGSAIAQQLEDHPRREICEASLRDWGLVVVCDDLETCAQLSDSFAPEHLELLVERPEAVADRIQHAGAIFLGPWSPEAVGDYLAGPNHTLPTCAAARFSGALSVETFMRHTSMIQFNRAALDATASAVCELAESEGLHSHAESVRKRLS from the coding sequence TTGTCCGAGAGCCGATCTCTGGCCTTCCCTCTGCGCTGCGTCCGGGATCCACAGCAGGCTGAGGCTGAGTTGCAACGGTTGACGCGCCGGACCCAGACCAGCCAGCAAAGGGATGTTCAGGACCGGGTCGACGCCATTCTCAAGGCGGTTCATGAACGGGGCGATGCTGCCGTGTGCGACTTCACGGAGCGCTTCGACGGATTCCGGCCCGATCCAGTTTCAGTCCCCAAACACCAGCTGGAAAAAGCCTGGAAGGCCCTGCCGGAGAACCTGCGCGATGCGCTGGAACTGGCCCATCGCCGCATCAACGAGTTTCACCAGCGGCAGCGTCCGGAGGACATCCGGATGGAAGGGGCCCACGGCGAGCAGTTGGGACGGCGCTGGCGACCGGTGCAGCGGGCAGGTCTCTACGTGCCCGGTGGACGGGCTGCTTACCCCAGCACCGTTCTGATGAATGCGGTCCCGGCACGGGTGGCCGGCGTTGAACAGGTTGTGATCTGCTCCCCCGCCGGGTCCGATGGTCAGGTGAGTCCCGTCGTGCTGGCGGCCGCGCATCTGGCCAGCGTTCACACGGTGATGCGCATCGGTGGCGCTCAGGCCATTGCTGCGATGGCTTTCGGCACCGAAAGCGTTCCCAAGGTGGATGTGATCAGCGGCCCGGGCAACATATATGTAACCCTGGCCAAGCAGGCGGTCTACGGCCAGGTGGGCATCGATTCGCTGGCTGGTCCCAGCGAAGTTCTCGTGATCGCTGACCAGAGCGCCCAACCGGAGCAGGTGGCGGCCGACCTGCTGGCTCAGGCGGAGCATGATCCCCTCGCCTCCTCCGTGCTGATCACCACCTCACACCAGCTTGCCGATGGAATAGGCAGCGCCATCGCACAACAGCTGGAGGATCATCCCCGCCGCGAGATCTGCGAAGCCTCACTTCGAGACTGGGGGTTGGTGGTGGTCTGTGACGACCTCGAGACCTGCGCCCAGCTCAGTGACAGCTTTGCTCCAGAGCACCTGGAGCTGCTGGTGGAGCGTCCCGAGGCCGTGGCCGATCGGATCCAACACGCCGGAGCCATCTTTCTGGGTCCCTGGTCACCGGAGGCCGTTGGCGATTACCTGGCTGGCCCAAACCACACGTTGCCCACATGCGCCGCGGCCCGGTTCAGCGGTGCCCTCAGCGTGGAGACGTTCATGCGCCACACCTCGATGATCCAGTTCAACCGTGCAGCTCTGGATGCCACCGCCTCAGCGGTGTGTGAACTGGCGGAAAGCGAAGGACTGCACAGCCATGCGGAGTCCGTCCGCAAGCGGCTCAGCTGA
- the rpsT gene encoding 30S ribosomal protein S20, with the protein MANNQAAKKRIEIAERNRLRNRTYKSALRTLMRRCFVACEAYSKEPGDAAKATVSASMNAAFSKIDKAVKVGVLHRNNGAHQKSRLSATVRKVLEPSS; encoded by the coding sequence GTGGCCAATAACCAAGCAGCGAAGAAGCGGATTGAGATCGCTGAACGCAACCGCCTTCGCAACCGCACTTACAAGTCCGCCCTGCGCACCCTGATGAGGCGTTGCTTCGTCGCCTGCGAGGCGTACAGCAAAGAACCCGGAGATGCAGCCAAGGCAACCGTCTCAGCCTCGATGAATGCTGCATTCAGCAAGATCGACAAGGCCGTGAAGGTGGGTGTGCTGCATCGCAACAACGGCGCCCATCAAAAGTCTCGTCTCAGCGCTACGGTTCGCAAGGTGCTCGAGCCCTCCAGCTGA